The window CTCGACGACCTGCTCGTGCTCGTCGCGGACCGCTCGCGCGTGGTGACTTCCAACTTCCTGAACCATGTGACGGTCAATGACGACGCCCGCAGCGAGCTTCTCGACCTGCTCACCACCATCAGGGACGGGTTCACCGCTGCACGTCTTGCACGCGACGAGGCGGGCAGAAGTGAGTCTTGACCTGACGATCCTCGCAACGGCGCCGGACATCTCTGATGACGAGATTCAGGCCCAGGCCCTGCGATGTGCTGCTTGGCTGGACCACCCGGAGGGCGACCTTGACGCGGGCATCGTCGCGTTCTACGAGGCGTTGCGCGAGGTTTACCCCGATAGCGGCCCTAGGTCGCGCAGCCACGAGACCCCCTGGGCCTCGTCACCGTTGGGCGTCGGAATCGACCACGTGACCATCAACCTGAGACATGGCCACGCCGGCGACATCATCGACACGATCCTCGAGTTGGCGGCCCTCCACGGTCTCGTGGTTTTCGATCCTCAGGACGGGACGATCACCCGTCCGTACCAGCCAGACAGCACCAAGAGAGGGCCGGTAGTGGAGGGGACACTCGCATGATCGAGATCGACATCTTGACGGATCTGGCCCAGGTGGGCGCTGACGGGACAGGACGGGGACAGGCGAACCGGTGGCGGCCGCACATCAGACCAGGAGCCCTGCTGGTCGCGGGTCGGCTGGACCGCTGGTCGTGGGTGCGGGTCCTGGACGTCGATCAGCAGTTCGTGACGTTCTCGCTCGTCTCGGAGGAGGTGGCGGCGAGTGAGCCCCGTGTTGGGCCGAACACCGTCCGTGTCGAGTGGCCCTGGCCCCGTATCCCGTGGCTCCGCGTTGAGGGATATTCGCATTCCGCCCTAGATCAAGGCACGTATATGTGGGTGGACCACATCCAGTTCTCCCTCGATCCGGGCCTGGACGATCGTGCGCTGCTCACCGCGCTGATGTCCTCGCGTTTCTATGCCCATGGATACGGTTCGCCGTACGAGTTCGGTGGGGAGGCAGGCTTCGACGCACATCCCGTCCACGGCCCATGGCTAGCGCAGGCACTCACACCCGAGATGCTCGTCCTGGCCACGGCCGATGAAGCGCGCCGCACGATCCACAACTGGATGGACGACGAACTGACCGAGCCGCCCATGTCGACCCGCACCCACGAACGAGTGGAGCACCTCCTGACGCGGACGCTGGACCGTGGCGCGGTCTATCGCCTCCACGGCCCGGATGACGTCGGACAGGAACTGCTGTCCTACAGCGGCGTGAGCACGACAGACTTCCATGAGTTCATCGCGATCGACCGTGAACGTGAGTCCATGCATCTGGTCGTCGCTTCGGACGACTAACTGCACGGCGTCAAGGTCGTGGACGGCCGCGCGGCAGAGAAAGCCACTCAAGCTGTGCAAGCTGCGGCAGGTCCTCGACCGAACCAACCCCGACCAGGACGTTCTGCCGGACATAAAGCGCGATGCGTCCTTCGTGGTCGCAGCTTGGGCACTCGCACAGCCAGGCATCGACGACGACGTCCGACGCTGCCGGGTCGCCGACATCGTTGCGGCCCCAACCTAGGACGTCACCCAGGTGATATCGGTACTGCCACACAGCGCCATACCGGAACTGGACTTCACGTCGTGCGACCGCCTGGCAGGACGGACATGCGATCGTCACGTCGAGCGAGTTGAACAGGCCCATGTCACTCTGCGATCTCGTCGCGCTCGGAGAGGTAAGCACCGAGTGGGTCCAGAGCGAGGGCGTACGCCACTAAGTCCTCCTCGGCAGTCAGGTCACGCCGCTCGACATCCTTGGGTCGGAGCGCACGGGGGAGTCTCCCACAGCCACCTCTCCCGAGCGCTACCCTCAAGCGCGTGGAGACCGAGATCGCCCGGCTGGCGCTGGGGTGCAACTGGGCATGACCGAGACGACCGGCGCCCAGCGCTCCGACCGGTGGTTTCGCATCGGTGCGCCGGATCTCAGGGACTTGCGCGCCTTTCGGGCGTCCGGACGCAGCATCTCGTCGGCAGAACTTCAGCTCTACGTCGAGGCCGATCTCCAACTGCACGACTACCACACGGTGTTATTCGAGGAGCCGCGATTCGAGGTCGCCGAGCTCGCTGTCGCTCTCACCCAGTGGGCGGGCGATGGCACCGAGCCGGACGACGACTTCGACCACGCCCCGTCGTCGTACGAGGAGAAGGGCGTCATCCGCATCGTCCGTACCGAAGGCGGCTGGGCGGCCGGTTCGTGCTTCATCACCGAGACCACCGCGGCGCAGCCATGGCCGGTCGCCAAGGAAGCGATCGACACCTTCGTCGCGGAAGCGCATGAACTCGCGGCCAGGTGCCTGCTCGCGGCAGGGTGGTCGAACCTCGACACGATGGCTGTCCTGCGCCAAGGGTTCGGCCCGCGACCTTAGGACGCTGGCGGCCCCAGCCCTTGTCGGTAAGCCCGCATGAGGATCGGCAGACTGATCAGGAGCGCAATGCCCCGGAGTACTCCCGCGATCGGATACCCGGCCCGATTCGAGATCTCGTAGGCGATCAGCCCACCAGCCAGCGCACCAAGGGGGATGAGCCCCCACCCGAGCAACCGGTAGACGCTGTTGACCCGACCGAGCAGGCCAGGCGGCACCAGTTCCTGCCGGAGCGTCACGGTCACGACGTTCCACGCCGCCGTGACCAGTCCGCTGAGCGCGAGCAGCGCCCCGAGCGTCCACACGTCGGGGCTGAGTCCCAGGAAGACGAACACGACAGCGTTCACGCCCAGCGCTACGACCAGCACGGGGATCTGCCCGAACACGTCGACCAGAGGCGCAGTGAGCAATCCACCGAGCACGCTCCCGACGGCGGCCACCGCGAGCAGCACCCCGTAACCGGCCGCGGTGACGCCGAGCTCCTGAGTGGCCAGCAGCACGAGGGTGACGTTGCCGAGCTGGAAGCAGAAGGTGTTGACGCCGAGCAGCAGCGCCAGCGTGCGGAGCAACCGGTGCCCGACGAGCCAACGCAGGCCCTCCAGAACCGCCGGACCTGCACGCTGGACTGCCCCGCGCGGCGGCGCCGCGCCGCGCAACCTCGTCAGCAGCAACGCAGAGGTGACCAGGGCGGCGGCGTCGAGCCCGAACGGCAGCGCGATCGCCAAACCGAACAGGAGGCTCCCGACCGGAGGTCCGACGAAGCTCTGCCCGACCGTCGTGGCCAGGTACTGCCGAGCGTTGGCCCGGGCGAGCAGCCGGTACTCGACGATCTCCGGCATCACGGACTGGCTCGCGATGCCGAAGACGACCTGGCAGACGCCGACCAGAAAGGCAGCCATCATCAGGGATACGACGTCGACAACCCCGGAGGCGACCAAGGCCGCCAGCGCCATGACCACAACCGCCTGGACCAGCTGGGCAGCTCGCATCAGGCCGATCCGGCTGTACCGGTCGACGACGGCCCCGGCCGGGAGCGCGAACAGCAACCAGGGCACGAAGCTCGCAGCGGCGACTACGGAGATGAGCCGGGGATCTGCGGTGAGGGTGACCGCGAGCAGCGGCAGCGCCGTGACCAGCGCTCCGTTGCCGACGTTGTCGATCGCCCCGGCCCACCACAGCCGCCAGTAGCGGGCGGGCAGCTTGTCCTCCGTCGATGCCATGCCCACAGCCTGCGAGGCGGGCAGATGGCGCACCACGATTGAGCGCTGCGCTACATCATGGGTCCATGGCACTGAGCATCGAGATCGGCACCGCCGATCTCGCGGGCACCCGGTTCGCCGTCTCGCCGCTGGCCGAGACCATCTCCGGCCTGCAGCAGCTTGCCCAGCCCGACCCGTCCCCTCGAGTCAGGGGCTGGGTCCGCTGGGCCCGGGAACGACTCGCGCACCGGCCGCTGCGGCTCGCGGTGACCTGGCCGCTCCTGGTCAGCGACCGCCCTGCCTGGCCCCAGTTCCTCCTGCCGGCCCCAGCCACTACCCGGACCAGCATCGACGACGACCTGGAGGCCATGCGGCAGACCGCGCCACGGGACGTCATCGACAGCCTGCACCGCGTATTCGGGAACGACCTGCCGCCCGCAGCCCGAGACCTGGCCGATGCGCCCACGGAACGGCTCGCCGTCGTCGCAACGGAGCTCCGAGAGGCCCACGACCAGCTGGTTCGTCCCCACTGGCCGCGAATCCAGGCGCTGCTGGAGACCGACATCGCCCACCGCGCCGCGCAGCTCACCTCCGGCGGCGCCGCACGGCTGTTCGCCGACCTGCACCGGGACGTCGTCTGGTCAGACGGCCGCCTCACCGTCCTGACAGACCGGCGGGACGACGCCGTCGCGCGTGGCGGACTCGTCCTGCTCCCCGTGGCGCTGGGGGCCGACCGCGTCATCGTCAAAGGCAACACCACCACCTGGACCACCCTGCGCTACCCCTGCCGGGGGATCGCGGCGCTCGGCGCCGTCGTCGACCAGACGCCCGCGCCCGACGCCACGGTCCGGCTGCTCGGCCGGAGCAAGGCGGGCCTGCTCCGGGCCCTGACCGCACCGGCCACGACCACCGACCTGGCCCGAGAGCTGGGCACTACGCCCAGCGCCGTCGCCCAGCATCTCGCCGTCCTGCGAGCCAACGGGCTCGTCAGCCGCCAACGGCACGGCCGCCGCGTCGTCTACACCACCACCGCGCTCGGTGACGCTCTCCTCGACGCGGCCAGCGTGCGCTCGTCCCCTTCCCCCGGGGATGGATGGACCGGTCAGGTTCGGCCGTAGGGTGCTGTGCATGTGCTGCGCTCCGCCATTACCGGCCACGAGCCGATGAACAGTCCCGAGGTGCTGCCGGCCGAGGTCCTGGACGACGTGGCCAGCGTGGTCGGGGCAGAGGTCACTCTTCTCAGTCGCCTACCCGGAGGCGTCAATGGGGGCGCCGTGCGCGTCCAGCTGGCCGGAGGTGCAGATGCAGTTCTCAAGGCAGTGCCCCGGGCACACCCCAACCACCTGGACGAGACGTTGCGCGCCCAGCGAGTGGTCGAGCACATGTGTAGGCGCGGCTACCCCACCCCGGCCTGGCTCGGGGTGGGGGCGACGGCCACTCATGTATGGCAGCTGATGGACTTCGTCGACGCGGCTCCCGCGCCGGAGCTGACCGCGTCCCTCGTCGATCAGCTGATGGAGATCATCGAGCTCCAGGCTGGCCAGGCCTCGGAGCCCTACGACCACTGGTCGTACGCCTGGCGCGTCGCCATCGGTCAGGAACTGGCTGCCGCCGGGCCGGACTTCAACGAGCCGCCGGAGCAATCGCGTCTCCGCCAGTCCATAGCCAGGCTCTCGGGGTACTCCTCCGAGGTGTCGGCCCTGGTCGAACGTTTGCGGCTCGGGTGTGCCGACGTCCCACCACCACGAGACGCACCTGACATGGTCCATGCCGACCTCGCAACCCCCGGCAACATTCTGGTCCGTGACGGAGTGGTGGTGGCGGTCGTGGACATCGGGAACGCAGGTAGCGGCACGCGGGCGATCGATCTCACCACCCTCGTGTGGTACTCCTTCCGGGACCCGCTGCTGGACGACGTCCGAGGGCGGCTGTGGACAAGAATCCTCGACCTGGTCGGCTGGGAGGGCGCGGCGGTGCTCACAGCGGCCCACATCCTCCACATGCTCGAGATCCCCATCCGGCACGGGCGCGACGACGTCGTTCCGGAGGTGGTCGAGCGCGGCCATCGCGCCCTCGACGAACTGAACGCGCTTCGCTAGGGCACCCCAGGTCACAACGGGTGCGCGGGGGAGACCTCCTGGGTGTGGACGACGACGTCGAACCAGTCCCGCAGCGTGCCGCCATACGCGACCGATTCGCTCCCGTACTCCGGAAGTCCACGCGTGATGAGCGGGGCGTCGAGCCACTCGCGCACCGCCGGCGGAGCCGGCCGGTCCAGATCGAGGACAAACCGCTCCGACCTCACGTCACCGAGCGGCTCCTCGAACCAGCCGGCGCTCGCCGGCGGCAGATCGACCTTCTGCCCCTCGCCGGTGACGTAGGTGCCGCGGTCGAACGTGAAACCGACCGTCACGTAGTCCCGCCCGTACCAGTCCTCAAGGTGGGACCCCGCGCTGGCGAAAGTAGTGTCCGGCTGGCCCGGCTCCGTGATCGTCAGCTGCGGCGCGTCGGCGACGTGCGCAGATGCTCCCCAGTAGACGGTGCGAGCGCCGGTGTGCCGCTGCCACCAGCGCACGTTCTCGGCGGCCCGCGCGTCCCGGTAGCTGGGGATGTCGGCCCACGGCAGGCTGAATCCTTCGTACCAGGAGTGGATCTGGCGGGCATGGTGCATGACGACGTCGCGGCCCGCACCGTGCGGGGCGGCGGCGACCAAGCGCTCCAAGGCGGCCGCGGCGTCGACGTACGGGGCCTTGTCCTTGATCGCCAGGTGGGCCCAGAGGTGCTCGCCGGCGTTGTCGCTGGTCGGCTCCAGCAGCTCGTAGTGGGCCTGCAGCTCGGGGAGCCGGTCGGGCACGTTCGCCGCGATGTAGGCCTCGACTGCGTCGTACGCGGGCTGCCCGGTCGCGAAGTACTCCGCGCCGGCGACCTCGACGTCGTCGGCGTGCGTGTTGTTGTAGTGCCGGAGCCATTCGAGGACGCTCCGCATCTCGGTTGTGCGCCAGATGCTCTCCTGTTTGGCCAGGACGGCATCGAGGTCGTCGCGGGCGCCTAGGACGTAGTCGTTCACGCTGAGCGCGAGGGTCCAGTCCATCTCGAAGGCGATTGCGCGGACGCCTGCGTTTGTAACGAGGTGCCGGAGGTAGCGGGCCTGGAGGGTGGTGACCTCGCTGATCGTGTGGCCTGGTTCGCCTAGGCCAGATGATCTGGGCGCCGCTGGTGGCGCGGGTAATGGTCGCTAGGTCGGGGCCGGGGCGGAGCGGGCTTTCCGGGATGTGGACGGCGTGGTGCTGTGCCCACCTTGTGACCGGTGAGGGGGGCGTCGCCGTTGTGGCCTGCGCTGGGGTCGCTGCCCAGATCAGGGCTAGGGCGAGCACACCGCAGGTGAGGGCGGGGGCGGAGTTGCGGGTCTTCATCGGGGCCTCCTGAAGGATGTTGTGGGCCCAGACTCGTGCGTTTGGTGATCGGGTACGTCCGGCAGGCGGCGACACCTTGGCTACGTCGGGCGACGTAGCGAAGACGTCCTGGTACCGAGGCCAATATGCGACGATTCGCTCACGATGACGGGGGTGGCGCTGTGCGGGGTTCTGCAATCGGACGTAGCCCGGTCGGGCGTGCGCTCGCCATGCTCACGATGATGCTCATCTTCCTGACCGGGTGTTCGTCTACGGCGGATTCGGGCGAGTTTCTCCGGGGCCTTGCCTCTGTGCGGTCGGAGCTCGTGGCCGCGGGGTTCGACGATGCGGGGGTGCGCGCCGGGCGCAGGGAGTACGTCGAACACCCCGAGGAGTCGGTCGACATCGTGACGATCGTGTTGCTGCATGACTCCATGGATGCTGACGTGGCGCGGAAGACGGCCGCCACGGTGGTGTGGAACGAGCTGCCGATGAGGTTCGACATCCTCGCGATCGAGTACCAGGGCGAGGTCCGGAACATCGAGTACGACTGGCTGGCGAACGAGCTCGGACCGCGTCCTGCTGGCCTCGACGACAGGAGCGTCGGAGACCACATGGCTGGCGTGGGGAACGTTCTGATGGTCGTCGGAGCGATCGCCCTCGTGGTTCTCCTGATCGTGGCTGCTCCCATTGTTGTGCTGGTCCGAAGGAACCTCAGGAAGAACGCGCGGCTGATCGAGCCTGAGCACGATCCTCGCCAAGACGACCATTCCGGCGCTGACCAAGGTCCAGGTCCAGACTCGGGCTCGCGGTAGGTGCGGCTCCTGGTCTCGTCCCGGAGGACCTGGGACCAGCCGGCTGCGCTTTCGGCCCTCCCGAATGTACGAAGCCCAGGTCGGAAACGCTCTCTGACCTGACCTGACCTGACCTGACCGTCCGCACTCGGATCGGTCGACGGGTATCGAACATGCGCGATTAGTTTGGAAGCCTTGCCGGATGGCGATCGAATGATGCGAGCCAACTGGCCGAAAACGGCCGCTGACCTGATCTTATTGTAATGCTGGAGTGGGTCCGTGTGGGGTCGGGACTGGCCCTTATTGGCCCTAACTAGGGCCAGATTGGCGGAAGTTAGGGCCAATAAGGGCCAGTCTCGTCAGGCCTGCTTCGCCAAGAACGCCAGTGGGTCGCCCCGACGTAACACTCAGTCCGGCTGGACGGTTCGACGCTAGGTTGGCGGCCGTGAGCGACATGCCAGCGAAGATCGTCCCACCCGTTGATGAGCTCGACTTGTCCGGCGTCCTGGTTCGAACGGACTACACCGACGATGCCCGCTTCCAGGAGGTGCTCGCCGAAGCTCGCCAGCAAGTTGGGCCGAATAGTACGGACAGGGCAAGCCTCCTGGTCGTGGAGGACCCGCGGTTGGCCCGAATCACTCCTGCGAGAATCCCGGAGATGGTCGAGGTGGAGGATTTCGTCTTCGTCGCGGACGCGCGGTCGATGCTCGACAGCACTCTCCTCGTCGTGGATGTCTTCAACGGTTCCGAGACGTACCTAGCTACGTTCAGAATCGTCCCTGAGGCTGTCCTCGCGATTGAGGTGAACCTTGTCTTGGCGAACCTCGACTTCATCGATTTCCTGGAGGTCGTGGACCCCGATGGGGTCTTCCGAGAGTCGTTCGGCTAAGCCGGTAGTGTCACCGCCAGGCCGCCATCCCACTACCGGGGAAGGCGGCCATTCGCATGCTCTGGGAAGTCTGCTCAAGCTCGTAGGGGACTCCACCGCGCGCCCCTTCGGCGCCACGGCCGCACGGGCACAGTCGGCGAGCCGCGATGGCGGACGAGTACGTGGCTGCGTGCAGCGCGACTGACACGGCGGCGAGACAGCACGGCGGCGAGACAGGCACGGCTGCACGGCTAGGGCAGTCGGGCGACTAGACAGAAGGTCCCGCGGACCGCCCCGGAGAAGGCCACACACCTACTGCACAAGTTGTGAGCGGTTCCGTCCGTACGAAACCTTGAGGTGGGTACATGAGTGTCGACAGGAGTGCTGCCGGGCCGGGGGACGACGGGTCTCGCACGCCCGCTGAGCCTCGGGCAGCCGGCTATCGCGCGGGAACTTCCGGCGCGTGTCCTCGATGCGGTAACCCGATCCCGGTGAGGACGACGGGGAGGCCCGCGAGATGGTGCTCGCAGGGGTGCCGGCGTGCCGCGTACGAAGAACGCCGGGCCGCAGCCATCGGAGCCAGCGCCGTCGATGTCGTGGAAACCGTCACGACGACCGAACACGGGCTCGATGAGTGCGTCCGGCGGGTGCAGGCTTCTCCTGTAGCGGCACGCAAGGTACTGACCCACCTGACCAAGCTGCTGGCAGAGGATGGTCTGTGCCACCCGAAGTGGACATCGACTGTGGACGCCGCGGTAATCCTGGCGCGTGCAGTCGGTGCCCGCCGTCGAACCTCCGCGCGCTTCCCTCCACGGGGATATGTCAAACCGGGTTGGTAGAGAACTTCAGCGCAATCTGGCGCCTCAGCGCCGCGCGTCAGCACTCCTTGCAGCAGTCCCCCTTCCGCTGCTGCGTTACGTCAAGCGGCACGACTCCAGACCACGCGGGCGCGGTGGCCCGGCGCCACCCAGCCTGGGCAAGGCGTTAGCCCGTTTCACGTGGGCTCAGACCGAGAAGTGCTTAGCTTCCGGGTCACGGAGGGACCCCGTGAAGCGAGGTAGTGCCGAGTCGTCGGGTAGGTCCTCGCTGCCGTCCTCGGATGCCTGGATCGCGTTCGACAGAGATCACCCGTCGGTCACCCGCTGTGCCGTGCCCCTTGTTCGGGGTCGGTCGTAGGCTGTCGTCCAGCGCTAGGCGCTAACTGGACCGCAAGGCTCAATCGCCGCAGCCGCCGCAATCGTGACCCTGTTGACCTTCGACCGCTTCCTCGCAGTACTCCGCGAAGCCGGTTCCAAGTTCGGAGGTGATCACATGGATGGTTTTGTACTTCTGGGTTTGTTCGCAGACTCGTACTCGATCATTAGCGCGACGGCTGCGGCTTTTGGGCTTTCAAGACAGAGAGAGCGTCGGGCGAACTAGCCCAAACTCGGTCACCGCCGCGTCCTCGCTAGTTTGATCGTGGTGATCGGCACCTAAGCAGACGACCCGTGCGTGGAGGCGAAATGGACCTTGATGAAACTCCGGGGCACCAAGTCCTGAGGGTCGAGGCGGTTGCCTCGTCCCTGGCTTGCCTCGATACGCCATTGCTTGCGTCGACTGTCGCGGACATACTCGCGCAGCAGTCCTCTGTCCGCGAGGACTGACCCGTGGCAGGTATTAGCACCAACAGCATTCCTAAGACCGTCGATGGCCCCTCACTTGTTGCGGCTGCATCCGGGCTGATGCTTCTCCCCGAGAACGCTTCTCGACTGGTGCGACTGCATCGACTTGCGGCACTGGGTATGGCACTGCCAGAAAATGGTGCTCGACCAGTGAGTCCAAGCGCAGTCCGATCGATCTTGAAGCAGGAGGATATCGGCGGTCGGAGTGTACTTGTGCAGGAAGACCCGTACTCAGAAGTTTTGGTACAGAGCGTTAGCTTTTTCGGTGGGCCGTACCTCATCTCGGCTGGATCCGGTGAGCACACGATCGCCGACCTAGAAAACTTCATTAATGCCATATTCCATAAGCCGGGCGTGTCCGACAGCCTACGTGACCAAGCGCGCCACCTGATCCAGGGGCTCCTAACTATCAGTGACATGGTGCTCAAGCGGGCCGGCTTGGCACGAGGGACATCGCCGGAAGGCACACCACAGACTCCCATTGATGTACCGGGAGCCCAGCGGCTAAAGAAACTCACCGAGGCAACGTTCATATCGAACGAGGAACTCGATTCTCAAAGCGACTGGCTGCGCGTGGTTGTTGACACATTCGCTTGCGAGCCAGGACAACTTGTAGATCCATGTGACGGGGATATCACCGATGATCGCCTCTACACCATGCCGTTCCTTCGGCTCGCAAATGGCTATCGGGTTGTACTGCCGCTGGACCTCGCGATCACCATGCGCTTTCACCTTCTGCGATTCGCGCTTGAAGAGGGTCAACTCGAAAAATTAGGAGAGCGCTGGCGGGAAGCGGCTTTTCGACGCTTCTTGAGGTCGCTTCCGCGCGGTTTCTCCGCGAAGTTACTAGAGCAAACCGACTCGATTAGTCGATATCTCCTAAATGTCGATGATAAGCGTGACATCCACGTCATCGTGGCGACTGACCCGCTCGTTGATTGGCAACTAGAAGTCTGGGGTTCCTATAACACAGGGGCAGCATTGAATCGCCTCGCGAGCTTGGTGAACCCTGACGCCCGAAGCACGTACTCCTCGGCCGAAGAACTACTCCATCTTGTTATCACTGACAGTCCCGGCCGAGATTCCTTTTGGGGCATACCTAATGTGGACGGCGCAGATCCGGTGCTCATCGCTCGCGCTGATGACCTTGAGGTAATTCTGCACCACGAGCCGGACAGATTAATCGGCCTGATGCTATTTGCCCAGGCGATAGAGAGTCGATCTGGAGAGTCGTACTCCACTAACATCCTCGACGAGTTCTGCATCTACATTGAGAACGAAAGATCGTTCTATATTTCCGACGAGCGACTGCCCACTCTCATGGTGTTTCAGGCGGGTGACGGGCTGTATCCGCGCAAGAAATTCCACGCAGAGGTAGACCGTCACGGCGTCGCCGCTCCCCAAGTAAGACAGCAAATTCTGCAAGTCCAGCGACTATACGCACGGGATGCGCCAGAGATATTTATTGTCGAGCCGGGTGCTTCATACATTGGATTTGTCGTTGAACTAGGCGACCAAGCGATATTTGTTACCTTCGACGTAACAGAACCCGAACTAGCAAACGTCGAACTAATGCTTCTCGAGTGTGTTGCCTACTGGGTCCGCGAGTGCGCAGTGTGTACGGGCGGTCGAGCGACCCGAGCACCAAGCGAAATCCGCCTCGCGGTAAGCGATTCAGATTCGTGGAAGAGAGTGGGCAATTGGTCGACGGCCGATCCGGCCGTGCGTGTCACGGCAGCTGCACACGGCCACACCATTGAGTTCACGGAGTCCTTCGTTGCACTGCTTCAAGACGCCACGAACACCGCGGAGCGTGAACTCGTTTCCGTGCTCCTGAACAGCCTCTTTGGCATCCCCGAGGGCGACCTAGATTCGATGGTTGACATGGTCGCGCCTTTAGGTCCGAAGCGGATGCTCAATGTCTATAGCCAGAACGGGTCCCCCGATATGGTGGCCGAACACCTTCCCCGACCCTTGACGGGCCACAGCCAGATCACGGCCCGTCTGCTT is drawn from Promicromonospora sp. Populi and contains these coding sequences:
- a CDS encoding MFS transporter — translated: MASTEDKLPARYWRLWWAGAIDNVGNGALVTALPLLAVTLTADPRLISVVAAASFVPWLLFALPAGAVVDRYSRIGLMRAAQLVQAVVVMALAALVASGVVDVVSLMMAAFLVGVCQVVFGIASQSVMPEIVEYRLLARANARQYLATTVGQSFVGPPVGSLLFGLAIALPFGLDAAALVTSALLLTRLRGAAPPRGAVQRAGPAVLEGLRWLVGHRLLRTLALLLGVNTFCFQLGNVTLVLLATQELGVTAAGYGVLLAVAAVGSVLGGLLTAPLVDVFGQIPVLVVALGVNAVVFVFLGLSPDVWTLGALLALSGLVTAAWNVVTVTLRQELVPPGLLGRVNSVYRLLGWGLIPLGALAGGLIAYEISNRAGYPIAGVLRGIALLISLPILMRAYRQGLGPPAS
- a CDS encoding ArsR family transcriptional regulator, yielding MALSIEIGTADLAGTRFAVSPLAETISGLQQLAQPDPSPRVRGWVRWARERLAHRPLRLAVTWPLLVSDRPAWPQFLLPAPATTRTSIDDDLEAMRQTAPRDVIDSLHRVFGNDLPPAARDLADAPTERLAVVATELREAHDQLVRPHWPRIQALLETDIAHRAAQLTSGGAARLFADLHRDVVWSDGRLTVLTDRRDDAVARGGLVLLPVALGADRVIVKGNTTTWTTLRYPCRGIAALGAVVDQTPAPDATVRLLGRSKAGLLRALTAPATTTDLARELGTTPSAVAQHLAVLRANGLVSRQRHGRRVVYTTTALGDALLDAASVRSSPSPGDGWTGQVRP
- a CDS encoding phosphotransferase, which produces MNSPEVLPAEVLDDVASVVGAEVTLLSRLPGGVNGGAVRVQLAGGADAVLKAVPRAHPNHLDETLRAQRVVEHMCRRGYPTPAWLGVGATATHVWQLMDFVDAAPAPELTASLVDQLMEIIELQAGQASEPYDHWSYAWRVAIGQELAAAGPDFNEPPEQSRLRQSIARLSGYSSEVSALVERLRLGCADVPPPRDAPDMVHADLATPGNILVRDGVVVAVVDIGNAGSGTRAIDLTTLVWYSFRDPLLDDVRGRLWTRILDLVGWEGAAVLTAAHILHMLEIPIRHGRDDVVPEVVERGHRALDELNALR
- a CDS encoding erythromycin esterase family protein; this translates as MSEVTTLQARYLRHLVTNAGVRAIAFEMDWTLALSVNDYVLGARDDLDAVLAKQESIWRTTEMRSVLEWLRHYNNTHADDVEVAGAEYFATGQPAYDAVEAYIAANVPDRLPELQAHYELLEPTSDNAGEHLWAHLAIKDKAPYVDAAAALERLVAAAPHGAGRDVVMHHARQIHSWYEGFSLPWADIPSYRDARAAENVRWWQRHTGARTVYWGASAHVADAPQLTITEPGQPDTTFASAGSHLEDWYGRDYVTVGFTFDRGTYVTGEGQKVDLPPASAGWFEEPLGDVRSERFVLDLDRPAPPAVREWLDAPLITRGLPEYGSESVAYGGTLRDWFDVVVHTQEVSPAHPL